The DNA segment ATTGATTAGAGTTGCAACTGCTCCATCTGTTCCATTTGTCTTATTTGGGCCTCTCTTGCTCGTTTGGTAATAGCCACATGGAGTTTCTTTCTTGCAAAGTTCGTTTTTCTACGTTTTTTCTAGGACAGAACATAGAGACATAAGTGGAAAACATTGAATATAACTAAACTATTTTAGATTATTGAAAtacttatatatatttttatatctatCGAATTCAAAATTATGTACTCTAATATAAGgcatttcaagaaaaataccttttctttaaaaaatattaacTGGATTTTCCATAACGCTATGCTAGATCCATCTGTCTAGATCGACAATGCTATAAGATCTACATCTTCAAAACccgatttcaataaaaaaatttgcaatATGCTAGTTGATGATTGTTaatatcattttcaaaattctgatatatcatattttgaataatatcaCTTCATATTCTCCGAATTGAGTGACATTAAACTTGGAGCAATTATTATCTTACCATTCGTTTAATGGGTTCTCTTGTTTGAAGATTGCTAAGCCATTGTTGCCCTATGTGAAATGCAAATTGGTACAATCTGTTTCTGTTTTTATGTGTTTGGGATGCTGTTATTTTTTAGCCAACACACAAAAGCAAAGATGATACTTAATATTTATATTAAACCAAAAAAAGGAAGCAAATATCGGAAATCCAAAATGCAACAAGCAGCAGAATTATTTGATACGAAAGTTTTTCAGGATCATTTTTACTAACGGACATGagtttctgagaaatttatagtAAAAAAATTAGTCATGTAACCTCAACAACAACGAAGtataaattttgaaagttttactGACGTTATATAAGTAATCTGTCTCTATCAGGGATTCCCTGATGAATATGTGGGATAAAATCCACATCAAAATGTAACTTATTTGTCTTTGTTCACAATGGCAAGTATCAATTGATTTGTAGATTATTTTTGATAcagatgaataaatgaatataaaaaacaaaCAGCAGCTTTGATGATATGATTCTACTTACAGTTTTTGATTTTAGCTGTTGTTTTTGAAAAGCAGCATGTTGCTCATAGTGGATGGCTTCTTCTTGAGAAGTTATGCCTAAGTTACGGTATTTGAGAAGTTCGTTCAATCGGTGCCTGAGTTCACGTTCTCTTTCAATGTTTGCTATCAACCTCTCATGTTCAGCTGACGTTCTAAACTGACTGAAAACACGCATCTGATCTCGAAATTCTCTGAAAAGAAAAGCCCAATAAGGCATACTAGTTAGCTGGTAGATCCACCATATCGGTAGGTATTTTTTATATACATCTGCTCAATGACTTAGGGTTAAGCCTggcttaataataataataatgtttaattAAAGAAGTCATTGCTACTAAGTACAATAGAGGTTGAATTCGTCAGAATAGAAATATGTACCATCAAAACATCATTCACTTCTTACAGAAATTGAAGAATTCATTCTGAGAATGAGGCTCACAGGAGACAATTCTTTCATATATAGTTCTCTtaaagattttcaaattggatgtCGATCTTAGTCCCTGAGGCAAAGCTTGAATAAGTCTCACAAACAGGCGTTAGTTACAAAGGCttagaatgaaaaatttgatgtaCCTTAGCTAGCATATAACTCACTTTTGTTCTTTGGTCAAAGGTTTCTTGTTAGGATCTTTTTTATCCTTTGAAAAGAATTTGGAAACAAGTTGATAGTCTCGTACAACCCGTTTTCTTCTTGTACGCTCCCTTAGTTTTCTTATATACATATCAACCATAGCTAATTTCATAAGAATCTCCACTTTGGAGTCCTGAGTAGTATCTAGTTGGAGTGAAGAAACTATTTGTTCAGCAGGCATGTCATATTCCTGAAATAATGTTACCATAAATGCTCATAAATATACCGTATTTTGAGCTTACCCTTTCATAGTCATCCCTATGAGGTTTATACCCTAAAAGAATTGCTTCTTCTGGAGTTATATCAAGAGGAGGTAATTTTGAAGTTACTGTTGGAGCTAGAGGGCCCTTATCTTCAGGGACATGATCTATTAATACTGGCCTTCGTTTTTCAACATCTCCCCATGTCATTTTACCGATATTGCCATCAAGATATCTGCTAATATACTCCTCCTTCACCTCTAAGAGAAAAATATGTTCGTTCAATCTAACAATTATGGGCACATTGTTAGGTTTTAATCAAATtagttgaatttcaaagtgaCAAGTGAGTTAAGGGAAAAATTATTTACCTTCAGGTGTCCTTGTTTTTATGTGTTGACTGACAAGATCCCAATTCCCAAACCCATATAGCTCCACAGCATCTAGCAAGAGTAATTCTTCTCTGCCTGTCCAATTACCCCTACCTCCAAGAGCTAGAGCGCAATGGTCCTATAAATAATATACTGTTGATATTATTGTTACTTTTTTTTTCCATGTATACTCACAACAAACCTATATGAGTGATCATTTTTATGAGGACCAATTTCAGCACCGCTAGCGAAACACTAAAAATTGTGAAATACTAATGAGACTAGATACTGATAGATAGACTTCCCTGATCATGTtagaataaaaattaaattcaaatttgacATAGAAGATAAAAACGgccattttaattttgacaTGTAGATGTCTTGTCATTCGTAGTATTTACCTGCAAACATATATCGAAATCAGAGCATTCACAGCATTGAACCCTGACTCCGTTAATCTCATCTTGACAATATGTGCATGAAACTTTAGCGAAAACatctgaaaaatattgattttgagCTTTTCTCACAAGTTTCATGAATAACAAAAATGCATACCAGCCATGTTCTTCCTGTCAAGAGTTGTCAAAATTTTGAATGTCACTTGAAATCACAGATGCGAAATAAGGGTTGTACTCATAGAATCGTCGaacttttcaaatttaaattttaagtTTTACAGCAAATTTTTGGTGCGATTCAAACCTTCGCTATTCAGCAAATTTCCTTAACATAACTCTCGTCATAAGtcataatttgattttaatttttgaaggggTCATTCTTTTTTTCCAAAGCTGTGTTTACCATAGATGACGTCTTCATTTTTAAATTTACAGTCCGAGCAACTGACCATCAGGCATGTAGGCAAAATTCAAATATaggaatatgaaataaaaatttctaattgaagtCTTGGAGGACTTTGAGGTAATTTTAAACGTCATGACTTCTCAGATAtgtgaattttaaaaatttattctcCAATTTATGAAAGAGAAGAGGCATCGAGAATATTAATATCCTGCTACGAATATTTGTTTAACTTCATTATGAATAATCAAGATATATCAATTTTTTCTTAACTAATGATTAATTTAGACACGTAATATTCATTCAGATGGATGTCTCAATAGATATGATATATACTTCAATTTGAAAGGGATTTGATGGAATTTatatttaattgaaaatttgaaatattacaTTACTTCATCTCGTCGTTAACTCATACAAAACTTGACCTGACATTACTAAACATACAAGAAGTCCAATAATTGTTATCTGAAATAACAGCTTGTCTTTAAAACCTCCCTTCAACCAAACTGGTAGCCCATCATCCACCTGCaacaataattttcaatatgtcTGTAGAACAATCTCAACTACATCACCTGAAACTTCTTCTGATTATCCTTCAGTCGTTTAAATTGGGGTCGCACAATTAGTTTTTGAAAGTCTTCATTAGTGGGGGAAGGAGGGCATGGGTTCTTAATTGCTCGCAAATAACTTGTtgcgaaaatatttcttctcagTATATTTGGGATAAGCATAGATCTCTGAAAATTACATGAGCAATCTATTTGTTTCCCAATTCCTAACAACATACCTTTAGAAAATTCATCTTTCAGTACAATTACTTTCACCTTATAAAACACATGAGCATCCAATTTCATTTGTCTCTCAGGTAATTACTATTTTTCTGCAGAATTATGAACCATAGAGATACTAATTGTCAGGAGAAATAAATATTGATTACTTTTTAGTTCTATTATTTCACACAAATGGCTAATTCATACATAGGCAAAACCCCAAGGATTATAAGCCAACAGGAGAACTCATTTTGGCGATTTCGTCAGCCAACGTCAACTCAGGCCTACTCTAAGGCAGCACTATGATTGGTTTGCTGCAACGCAGTTCACGAACATTTCTGCAgagaaattttgaaatggaGCTCTCTTAATAAGAGAAAAGTTCGCAAAAGGttgtttttttctggaaatttgCGTTATTTTCAACACTTGAGACAGTACTTCTTTCCTCATTTTGTGTGATTTATTATTTGATATTTCTTTGCCCAAGTTATTGCTTTACTCTTAAAATTTTAtacttgaaaatgttgaaagcaG comes from the Coccinella septempunctata chromosome 2, icCocSept1.1, whole genome shotgun sequence genome and includes:
- the LOC123306563 gene encoding transcriptional adapter 2B, which gives rise to MADVFAKVSCTYCQDEINGVRVQCCECSDFDICLQCFASGAEIGPHKNDHSYRFVDHCALALGGRGNWTGREELLLLDAVELYGFGNWDLVSQHIKTRTPEEVKEEYISRYLDGNIGKMTWGDVEKRRPVLIDHVPEDKGPLAPTVTSKLPPLDITPEEAILLGYKPHRDDYEREYDMPAEQIVSSLQLDTTQDSKVEILMKLAMVDMYIRKLRERTRRKRVVRDYQLVSKFFSKDKKDPNKKPLTKEQKEFRDQMRVFSQFRTSAEHERLIANIERERELRHRLNELLKYRNLGITSQEEAIHYEQHAAFQKQQLKSKTGNNGLAIFKQENPLNEW
- the LOC123306564 gene encoding uncharacterized protein LOC123306564 encodes the protein MNFLKRSMLIPNILRRNIFATSYLRAIKNPCPPSPTNEDFQKLIVRPQFKRLKDNQKKFQVDDGLPVWLKGGFKDKLLFQITIIGLLVCLVMSGQVLYELTTR